The following coding sequences lie in one Cannabis sativa cultivar Pink pepper isolate KNU-18-1 chromosome 5, ASM2916894v1, whole genome shotgun sequence genomic window:
- the LOC115717992 gene encoding uncharacterized protein LOC115717992 — translation MLFQRDFDLNSVDMCTDSPRVYSDSLVEVFRETMLKQEIVFRNQVHELHRIYGMQKTLMQPLGDHGLLQSKQYISSVGSEDLKLSLRVEEDIRRHKSGKNTWFDVNVHPYSENFIDLEESSATTSNEDSGNVLPNGVTMTDLIITSSLKKDQSNETVENSTFLDDPERSCFDQDLNRKPSTKMEQINTYGKWEVDLNKICCDDDSCNSSNDPMLTANPSTASSSLTLVVAVEEGNSSSKACPKECNNCSDETSGITHPDDSGNFALVDLNSSSERTEMCAKHTKFHELSGSEVIRGPCEELELDCNKNDSHDVNINDMLENSKSQTHTCIATLAVNHEKGKSESDLFTYSDHSKDVIIDAHGNSSSPPCIPCLFGDNESSNAETMQSEIEVLNPLPTDRLSGNKNPRPSDSSELTHECLLSKEESDEVDVSIQMAAESLIHFSLESSAVYQDCSVKDAESIDIEAAEREMPQYSCDSFELFTLNLKECSNDDFCVSSKSSDVNPTETKDYGFKIRRGRRLKDFQRDILPGMASLSRHEICEDINILEGVLRSREYRKNQAKMGDGHGWCTPARSRRSRRRLS, via the exons ATGTTGTTTCAACGAGATTTTGATCTGAATTCGGTTGACATGTGTACTGATTCGCCTCGTGTGTATAGTGATTCACTAGTAGAAGTTTTCAGGGAAACTATGCTCAAGCAGGAAATTGTATTTCGAAACCAG GTTCATGAACTCCATCGCATTTATGGGATGCAAAAGACACTGATGCAACCTCTTGGTGACCATGGACTTCTTCAGTCCAAGCAATACATAAGTAGTGTTG GTTCGGAGGATTTGAAGCTTTCCCTGAGGGTCGAAGAAGATATCAGGAGACATAAAAGTGGCAAGAACACTTGGTTTGATGTCAATGTACATCCCTACTCTGAGAATTTTATTGATTTAGAAGAATCGAGTGCAACAACATCGAATGAGGATTCAGGAAATGTACTTCCTAACGGTGTTACCATGACTGATCTAATCATCACAAGTAGTCTGAAGAAAGATCAATCAAATGAGACTGTAGAGAATAGTACATTTCTAGATGACCCTGAAAGGAGCTGTTTTGATCAAG ATTTGAACCGAAAACCATCAACCAAGATGGAGCAAATAAATACATATGGGAAATGGGAAGTGGACCTCAACAAAATCTGTTGTGATGATGACTCTTGTAACTCTTCAAATGATCCCATGCTGACTGCTAATCCTTCAACAGCTAGCTCATCACTTACTCTCGTAGTAGCGGTAGAGGAGGGCAATTCTAGTTCTAAAGCTTGTCCTAAAGAATGTAACAATTGCTCTGATGAAACTTCTGGAATTACTCATCCTGATGATTCTGGAAATTTTGCATTGGTGGATTTAAATAGCAGTAGTGAAAGAACAGAGATGTGTGCTAAACATACCAAATTTCATGAGTTGAGTGGCAGTGAAGTGATCCGTGGTCCTTGTGAAGAGTTAGAGCTTGACTGCAACAAGAATGATTCTCATGATGTAAATATAAATGATATGTTGGAGAACTCAAAGAGCCAAACTCATACATGTATAGCTACCTTAGCAGTGAACCACGAAAAGGGAAAATCAGAAAGTGATTTATTTACTTATTCAGATCATAGTAAGGATGTGATCATAGATGCACATGGAAATTCGTCCTCACCACCATGCATACCTTGCCTCTTTGGCGATAATGAATCCAGTAATGCAGAGACTATGCAATCCGAAATTGAGGTTTTGAATCCCTTACCAACTGATAGGCTTTCGGGAAACAAGAACCCAAGGCCTTCTGACAGCAGTGAACTCACTCATGAGTGCCTCCTCAGCAAAGAAGAATCAGATGAAGTTGATGTTTCCATCCAAATGGCAGCTGAGTCACTCATCCACTTCTCATTGGAGAGCTCAGCTGTTTATCAAGATTGTTCTGTGAAAGATGCAGAATCAATTGACATAGAAGCTGCTGAGAGAGAAATGCCACAATATTCTTGTGATTCGTTTGAACTATTCACTCTGAATCTTAAGGAATGTAGCAATGACGACTTTTGTGTTTCATCGAAGTCTTCAGATGTAAATCCTACAGAGACAAAGGATTATGGTTTCAAGATAAGAAGGGGCAGGAGATTGAAAGATTTCCAGAGAGATATACTTCCTGGCATGGCATCACTATCTAGGCATGAAATTTGCGAAGACATTAACATTCTTGAGGGAGTTTTAAGATCAAGAGAGTACAGGAAGAACCAAGCAAAGATGGGAGATGGACACGGCTGGTGCACACCAGCAAGAAGCAGGCGATCACGGAGAAGACTCTCTTGA